A region of the Agromyces sp. CF514 genome:
TGGCCGAGCTTCGCGAGGTAGTTCGCGAAGGCGTGCCCCTCGTCGCCGCCCATCGCGAGCTCGCTCGTGTACGAGCCGTCGGCGTTCTGCTCGAAGACCGGGGCTCCGAACGAGGTCTGGAGGGGGTACATGTGGTACGGATCCGACGACTCGCCCTGCTGGATGAGCACCGGGAACTCGGTGCCGGCCGTGCGGCCCTCGGCGATCAGCTCGTCGAAGGTCGTCGCCTTGGTCTCCTTGAGGAGTGCGTTGTTGCGCACGAGCGCGACGTTCTCGATCGCGAGCGGCACGCCGTAGTACTGGCCGTCGTAGGCCATGGCGGCGGCGGCGACCGGCACGAAGTCGTCGACGACGTCGCCGAGCTCGATCGGGGCGACGACGCCGTTCTTGATCCACTCGCCGAGGCCGTCGTGCGCCGAGATGATCAGGTCGGGGCCCTCGCCGGTCGGCACCTGGGCGACGAAGTCGGGCCCGATCTTGTCGACCGCCTTCTCGACGAGCTCGACCGTGACGCCGGTCTTCTCCTTGAAGTCGGCGACGAGCGGCTTCATCTCCACTGCACGGTTGGGGTCGACCCACAGGGTCAGGGTCTGGTCGGCGTCGGGCGTGCTCGCGGTGTCGCCAGAGCCGGCAGCACAGCCGGCGAGCGCCAGCACGACGCCGACCGCGCCGATGATCGTGATGCTCCTTCGCATCATCCACTCCTCTTCGAGTTCGTCACCCGCCGGGGGTCAGCGGGACTGAGTGATCTCAAGATAGCGACGTTCCCGACGTTTGGAAAGGAATTTCACTCAATCTGCACAAGATTCCAGATGAGAGGTTGGCTTGTTCCAGTTCGCGGCGCGCGGAACGGCGCGAAGAACGGCACGCCGAAGAGACGCCCGGCACACGGTCGGATCACGGATGTCGCGGCGGAACGGCCCGCGGGATCAGGCGCGCACGGGCCCCGTCGAGCTGCGCAGCACGAACTCCGGCTCGAACAGCAATTCGCCGACCGGCTCGTCGGAGCCCTCGATCTGCGCCATGAGCAGGTCGAAGGCCGCACGGCCCATCGCATCGATCGGCTGCCGCACGGTCGTCAACGGGGGATCGATGAAGCTCATGAGCTGCGAGTCGTCGTACCCCACGACCGAGACGTCGTCGGGCACCCGGAGTCCGGCGCGCCGCGCCGCCCAGATCGCCCCGAGCGCGAGCATGTCCGACGCGCAGACGATCGCCGTCGCGCCCTCGCCGAGCAGCTTCGCCGCACCGGCCTGCCCCGCCTCGATCGAGTACATGCCCTGCACGACGAGCGCGTCGTCGACCTCGCACCCGAGTTCGGCGAGCTTGCGCTGCGCACCGAACACCTTGCGCTGCGACGGCAGGTGCCCGCGTCCGCCCATGAGCAGGCCGATGCGTCGGTGGCCCAGCTGGTGCAGGTGCGTGACGGCCTGCTCGGCCGCCGCGACGTCGTCGGTGGAGACCGTGGGGAACGGGAGCGCGTCGACCGTGCCGTTGATCACGACCGTCGGAAGGCCGGACTCCTGGAGGCGGATGAAGTGCGGGCGCGCCGCCGCACCGTCGGGATTCACGCCGGCGAGGTAGATGACGCCGCTGACCTGCTGCTCGAGCAGCAGCTCGACGAAGTCCGAGTCGGTCATGCCGCCCGTGTTCTGCGTGTTCAGCAGCGGACTGAACCCGTTCTGCGTCAGCGTGCCGCCGATGAGCTCGGCGAGCGCCGGGAAGATCGGATTCTGCAGCTCGGGCATCACCAGCCCCACGAACCGGGGCCGGTCGCCCCGGAGGCTCGAGGGGCGCTCGTATCCGAGCACGTCGAGCGCGGTGAGCACGGCCTGCCGCTTCGCCTCGGACACGCCGGGCCGATCGTTCAACACGCGGCTCACGGTCGCGGGGCTCGTGCCCGCCTTCCGCGCCACATCGCTCAGTCTGCTCGCCACCGTCGCAGTTTACGGCGGCGGTGGCGGTGGGAGGGTCACGACCTCGTCGCCCGGCCGGGAAGGCGATCGATCGCAGGGTGCGGATGCGCGACATCCGCACCCTGCAGTGATCGGTCGGCTAGCTCGGCGTGCCGACCGGCTCGACCGCGGCTTCGGGTGCCTCGGCACCCGCCGTCAGGCGTGCACGCAGGGCCGCGCCGAGGTTCGCGTCGACGTTCGTCCAGTAGCCGATGGCCCGCTCGCGGATGTCGTCGCGCTGCACGCCGCCGACGGCACCCGTGATGGTGTCGAGGAACCGCTCGCGCGCCGCGTCGTCGAAGACCTCGCGGTAGAGCGCGCCGGCCTGGCCGAAGTCGTCGTCTTCAGCGTGCAGGGTCGCGGCGGCGCGCACGAGCTCGCCGTCGGACTCCCACGAACCCTCGCCCGCGCGAGCGGGGTCGGCGACGGGGCCGCCGAAGCTGTTCGGCGCGTACACCGGGGCGGTGGGCGCGTTGAAGCCGTGACGCTGCGCGCCGTCCTGCGAGTAGTTGTGCACCGGCGCGGCGTGCGGCGCGTTCACGGGGATCTGGTTGTAGTTGGTGCCGACGCGGTAGCGCTGCGCGTCGGGGTAGCTGAACACGCGCGCCATCAGCATCTTGTCGGGGCTGATGTCGGTGCCGGGAACCTGGTTCGCGGGCGAGAACGCGGCCTGCTCGATCTCGGCGAAGTGGTTCTGCGGGTTGCGGTTCAGCGTGAAGTGCCCGACCGGGATCAGCGGGTAGTCCGCGTGCGGCCACACCTTGGTGAGGTCGAACGGGTTGAAGCGGTACCCGGCAGCCTCGGCGTAGGGCATGACCTGCACCTTGACGTCCCACGTCGGGAAGTCGCCGC
Encoded here:
- a CDS encoding maltose ABC transporter substrate-binding protein; its protein translation is MRRSITIIGAVGVVLALAGCAAGSGDTASTPDADQTLTLWVDPNRAVEMKPLVADFKEKTGVTVELVEKAVDKIGPDFVAQVPTGEGPDLIISAHDGLGEWIKNGVVAPIELGDVVDDFVPVAAAAMAYDGQYYGVPLAIENVALVRNNALLKETKATTFDELIAEGRTAGTEFPVLIQQGESSDPYHMYPLQTSFGAPVFEQNADGSYTSELAMGGDEGHAFANYLAKLGQEGVLDIAVDGAIAGQAFGDGKSPYIITGPWGIPGMQEAGIDFTVLPVPSAGGEPAQPFVGVSGIFISSKSKNPVLANEFVVNYMATEEAQDLLYDSSKRSPALIASADKVTDPVIAGFNAAGAEGAPMPAIPEMSAVWGFWGTAEAQIIDGQVDPITGWDTMIANIQDASDKG
- a CDS encoding LacI family DNA-binding transcriptional regulator, whose translation is MASRLSDVARKAGTSPATVSRVLNDRPGVSEAKRQAVLTALDVLGYERPSSLRGDRPRFVGLVMPELQNPIFPALAELIGGTLTQNGFSPLLNTQNTGGMTDSDFVELLLEQQVSGVIYLAGVNPDGAAARPHFIRLQESGLPTVVINGTVDALPFPTVSTDDVAAAEQAVTHLHQLGHRRIGLLMGGRGHLPSQRKVFGAQRKLAELGCEVDDALVVQGMYSIEAGQAGAAKLLGEGATAIVCASDMLALGAIWAARRAGLRVPDDVSVVGYDDSQLMSFIDPPLTTVRQPIDAMGRAAFDLLMAQIEGSDEPVGELLFEPEFVLRSSTGPVRA
- a CDS encoding catalase is translated as MHEHYTTTQTGTPVGSDAHSLTAGADGATALHDRYLVEKLAQFNRERIPERIVHAKGGGAFGELVVTEDVSAYTRAAVFQPGATSETLLRFSSVAGEMGSPDTWRDVRGFALKFYTTEGNLDIVGNNTPVFFIRDAIKFPDFIHSQKRLPGSGLRDADMQWDFWTLSPESAHQVTYLMGDRGLPKSWRHVNGYGSHTYQWINAEGERFWVKYHFVARQGVENIDGIEAEAIAGADADFYRRDLHEAIERGDFPTWDVKVQVMPYAEAAGYRFNPFDLTKVWPHADYPLIPVGHFTLNRNPQNHFAEIEQAAFSPANQVPGTDISPDKMLMARVFSYPDAQRYRVGTNYNQIPVNAPHAAPVHNYSQDGAQRHGFNAPTAPVYAPNSFGGPVADPARAGEGSWESDGELVRAAATLHAEDDDFGQAGALYREVFDDAARERFLDTITGAVGGVQRDDIRERAIGYWTNVDANLGAALRARLTAGAEAPEAAVEPVGTPS